A single Spirochaetae bacterium HGW-Spirochaetae-1 DNA region contains:
- a CDS encoding indolepyruvate oxidoreductase subunit beta (Involved in the incorporation of exogenous aryl acids in the biosynthesis of aromatic amino acids: catalysis of the ferredoxin-dependent oxidative decarboxylation of arylpyruvates.), whose product MNVIFAGVGGQGVILASKILMEVAMQAGYDVKESEVHGMAQRGGSVDCHVRFDKKVYSPLIEKGTADYIVSLETLEVMRKLDYLAPNGTLIVNRLQVNPAPVETGAMKYPDDLEQWVGGNAKKSLFVDTEPALKEAGSKKALNIVMLGVLSNHLEFSDEQWDKGIKSLVKEKFVDMNLKAFRLGKELK is encoded by the coding sequence ATGAATGTGATATTTGCAGGAGTGGGCGGCCAGGGAGTGATCCTGGCCAGCAAGATACTCATGGAAGTGGCCATGCAGGCCGGATACGACGTTAAAGAGTCCGAGGTCCACGGTATGGCCCAGCGCGGCGGCAGCGTTGACTGTCATGTACGCTTTGATAAAAAAGTTTACTCACCCCTCATCGAGAAAGGCACGGCAGATTACATCGTCAGCCTGGAAACCCTGGAAGTGATGAGAAAACTGGACTACCTGGCTCCTAACGGAACTCTTATCGTTAACAGACTTCAGGTGAACCCGGCTCCCGTAGAGACGGGAGCTATGAAGTACCCCGACGACCTGGAACAGTGGGTGGGCGGGAACGCAAAGAAAAGTCTCTTCGTGGACACGGAACCGGCCCTGAAAGAAGCCGGATCGAAAAAGGCTCTGAACATTGTCATGCTGGGTGTGCTCTCCAATCACCTGGAGTTTTCGGACGAGCAGTGGGATAAGGGCATCAAGTCCCTGGTAAAGGAGAAGTTCGTGGACATGAACCTCAAGGCCTTCCGGCTTGGCAAGGAATTGAAATAA
- the iorA gene encoding indolepyruvate ferredoxin oxidoreductase subunit alpha, translated as MQKKVLLGNEAIARAAWEAGCHVATAYPGTPSTEILEAIARDYKEIKAQWSPNEKVALEVAAGAAVAGARVLAAMKHVGLNVAADPLFTFSYTGVNGALVIINADDPGAWSSQNEQDNRHIARAAKIPMIEPSSPAEAKELTKLAFDMSEQFDTPVLVRITTRIAHSQGIVEIGERKEVAVKDFVRNPQKYVMIPAHARPRHKFKEEVQLPKLKEYSNTSGLNRIEWAEKKRGIVTNGVAYQYVKETCPDASVLKIGMCWPMPDDLIREFASQVEELYIVEELDPYIEDCVKALGITVKGGKNIIPILGELTPEIVDNALNKKQPPKAMPEYDQAKIPGRPPSLCKGCPHGFVFQVLKKLDLNVNGDIGCYTLGVLPPYSAMHTQGCMGASIGMHLGMEKAHGPGMARKSVAVIGDSTFVHSGITPLIDLVYNKGTGTVIILDNRVTAMTGHQDHPATGKTLMGEETHQLDLAMLARAVGVKRVVTVDPKDMNEFERVVKEEVAAPEPSVIISLRRCILVKGD; from the coding sequence ATGCAGAAAAAAGTTTTACTCGGAAATGAAGCCATCGCCAGGGCCGCCTGGGAAGCGGGATGCCACGTTGCCACTGCGTATCCCGGCACGCCCAGCACGGAAATTCTGGAAGCGATAGCCAGAGATTATAAAGAGATAAAAGCCCAGTGGTCACCCAATGAAAAGGTGGCGCTGGAAGTGGCCGCGGGAGCCGCCGTGGCCGGCGCACGGGTGCTGGCCGCCATGAAACACGTGGGCCTCAACGTGGCAGCCGACCCTCTATTCACCTTCTCATATACGGGTGTCAACGGCGCGCTGGTCATTATAAACGCCGATGATCCCGGCGCATGGAGCTCGCAAAATGAGCAGGACAACCGGCACATTGCCCGTGCCGCAAAAATACCCATGATTGAGCCCTCAAGCCCGGCCGAAGCGAAGGAGCTCACCAAACTGGCCTTTGACATGTCGGAACAGTTCGACACGCCGGTACTCGTGCGCATAACGACGAGAATAGCGCACTCCCAGGGAATCGTGGAGATCGGTGAAAGAAAAGAGGTCGCTGTAAAAGACTTCGTCCGCAATCCACAGAAATACGTTATGATACCGGCCCATGCCAGGCCCCGTCATAAATTCAAGGAGGAAGTGCAGCTCCCGAAACTGAAAGAATATTCCAACACATCGGGCCTCAACCGCATCGAGTGGGCCGAAAAAAAACGGGGAATAGTTACCAACGGCGTGGCCTACCAGTACGTAAAAGAGACCTGTCCCGACGCATCGGTTCTGAAAATCGGCATGTGCTGGCCCATGCCCGACGACCTCATCAGAGAATTCGCCTCACAGGTGGAGGAGCTTTATATCGTCGAAGAACTGGACCCCTATATTGAAGACTGCGTAAAGGCCCTGGGCATTACCGTTAAGGGCGGGAAGAACATCATTCCCATCCTGGGCGAACTGACCCCCGAGATAGTAGACAATGCCCTGAACAAAAAACAGCCGCCCAAAGCCATGCCCGAATACGACCAGGCGAAAATACCGGGAAGGCCCCCTTCACTTTGCAAGGGATGCCCACACGGTTTCGTATTCCAAGTCCTGAAAAAACTGGATCTCAATGTCAACGGCGATATCGGCTGTTATACCCTGGGGGTTCTTCCGCCCTACTCGGCCATGCACACCCAGGGATGCATGGGCGCAAGTATCGGCATGCACCTGGGCATGGAAAAGGCCCATGGCCCCGGGATGGCCCGCAAAAGCGTAGCCGTCATCGGCGACTCTACCTTTGTCCATTCCGGCATTACGCCCCTCATCGACCTGGTCTACAACAAGGGAACCGGGACTGTCATTATCCTGGACAACCGTGTCACGGCCATGACTGGTCATCAGGACCATCCTGCCACGGGAAAAACCCTCATGGGTGAAGAGACCCACCAGCTCGACTTGGCAATGCTGGCCAGGGCCGTGGGTGTAAAACGCGTTGTCACCGTGGACCCCAAGGACATGAATGAGTTCGAGCGCGTGGTAAAAGAAGAGGTTGCCGCCCCGGAGCCTTCAGTGATCATCTCGCTGAGAAGATGTATTCTGGTAAAAGGAGATTAA
- a CDS encoding amino acid-binding protein — protein MNVTQVSVFIENKPGHLQSVLKILADSDINIITLTIAETTDFGILRLIVNKPEKANEVLKQNHITCSITDVLALEIDDKAGSLHKAIDTFSRRKLNIEYMYAFTEKRGDRAVMIFRFDNIEAAKKALQEEGYNIISKIDLIGV, from the coding sequence ATGAACGTAACACAGGTATCAGTATTTATCGAAAACAAACCGGGACATCTTCAGAGCGTTCTGAAAATCCTGGCCGACTCCGATATAAACATCATAACGCTCACCATTGCTGAAACAACGGATTTCGGCATACTGAGACTCATAGTCAACAAGCCGGAAAAAGCGAATGAGGTCCTGAAACAGAACCACATCACCTGCTCCATCACCGATGTACTCGCCCTGGAAATCGATGATAAAGCAGGCTCTCTGCACAAAGCCATCGACACATTCTCCCGGAGAAAACTCAATATCGAATATATGTATGCCTTTACCGAAAAGCGCGGTGACAGGGCCGTCATGATATTCCGGTTCGACAATATCGAGGCCGCGAAGAAAGCCCTCCAGGAGGAAGGCTACAACATCATAAGCAAAATAGATCTTATCGGAGTATAA
- a CDS encoding phenylacetate--CoA ligase, producing the protein MIFNREFETMPLQKMKELQYERLKWSLTHAYNNNKHYHDKFDQAGFHPDNFKSLADMKHVPFLKKQEMRNNYPFGLFAMPLDKVVRVHSSSGTTGNATVVGYTKNDVGVFAEVVARCLGCYGVTEKDIIQVAYGYGLFTGGLGLHYGSEKIGALTVPISGGNTERQLMLIKDFGTTVLACTPSYALNIADYIEKKKPDYDIRKTKLRIGVFGAEPWSQAMRSEIESRLGIDAYDIYGLSEVIGPGVSAECEAKSGLHVFEDHFYVEIIDPDTGEILPEGEQGEIVYTSLTKEAFPTIRYRSRDITRLYHDNCKCGRTLVKMEKVTGRSDDMLIIRGVNVFPSQIETVLMEAEGTEPHYQIIVDRKGSLDDIEVMVEVSEKLFSDEVKVLDNLKKHITDRFRSALGISAKVTLVEPMTIARSEGKAQRVIDKRKI; encoded by the coding sequence ATGATATTCAACAGAGAATTCGAAACAATGCCGTTACAAAAAATGAAGGAGCTTCAATACGAGCGCCTCAAATGGTCTCTTACACATGCCTATAATAACAACAAGCATTACCATGATAAATTTGATCAGGCCGGATTCCATCCCGACAACTTTAAATCCCTGGCCGACATGAAACATGTCCCTTTCCTCAAAAAGCAGGAAATGCGTAATAACTATCCCTTCGGCCTCTTCGCCATGCCCCTGGACAAGGTCGTCAGGGTCCATTCCTCGTCGGGAACTACGGGAAACGCCACAGTCGTGGGATACACCAAAAACGATGTGGGGGTCTTCGCCGAGGTCGTTGCCCGCTGCCTGGGCTGTTACGGTGTCACGGAGAAAGACATCATCCAGGTGGCCTACGGATACGGTCTTTTCACCGGCGGACTGGGGCTTCACTACGGTTCAGAAAAGATCGGGGCCCTCACAGTACCCATTTCGGGCGGTAACACGGAGCGCCAGCTCATGCTCATAAAAGATTTCGGCACGACCGTACTGGCCTGCACACCCTCCTATGCCCTGAACATCGCTGATTATATCGAAAAGAAAAAGCCCGATTATGATATCAGAAAAACAAAGCTTCGCATTGGCGTTTTCGGCGCTGAGCCCTGGTCTCAGGCCATGAGAAGCGAGATAGAGTCCCGCCTGGGTATTGATGCCTACGATATTTATGGTCTGAGCGAGGTTATCGGTCCCGGCGTTTCGGCGGAATGCGAGGCCAAATCGGGTCTGCATGTCTTCGAGGACCATTTTTATGTAGAGATAATCGATCCCGATACGGGCGAGATACTTCCCGAGGGTGAACAGGGCGAGATCGTTTATACCTCTCTCACCAAGGAGGCATTTCCCACCATCCGGTACCGGTCGCGTGATATCACCCGCCTTTACCATGACAACTGTAAATGCGGACGCACCCTGGTGAAGATGGAAAAAGTAACGGGACGCTCCGACGACATGCTCATTATCCGCGGGGTCAACGTGTTCCCGTCGCAGATAGAGACCGTGCTCATGGAGGCGGAAGGCACGGAACCGCACTATCAGATCATCGTTGACCGCAAAGGGTCCCTGGACGATATCGAGGTCATGGTCGAGGTCAGTGAGAAGCTCTTCTCCGACGAAGTCAAGGTACTTGACAATCTGAAAAAACATATCACGGACCGCTTCAGGAGCGCCCTGGGAATTTCAGCCAAGGTAACCCTGGTGGAACCCATGACCATCGCCCGGAGCGAGGGAAAGGCCCAGCGCGTCATCGATAAAAGGAAAATATAA
- a CDS encoding aspartate aminotransferase (catalyzes the formation of oxalozcetate and L-glutamate from L-aspartate and 2-oxoglutarate), with amino-acid sequence MESYIQELIAERLGGNKFGKEEKIYKFEKIKRAKRAALKENPGTELIDLGVGEPDEKAFDIVIKTLQAEAEKHENRGYSDNGIDEFKEAAARYMKNVYGVDGLNPEKEIVHAIGSKPALAMLPSAFINPGDTALMTVPGYPILGVHTAWYGGQVYNIPLKKERGFLPDLGSIPANVLEKAKILLLNYPNNPTGATATKEFYLEAIEFARKNRVIIVQDAAYAALAYGSKPLSFLSIPGAKDVGIEIHSLSKAFNMTGWRMAFVAGNELIIHAFANVKDNNDSGQFKAIQKAAITALEHPEITHAISAKYERRLMALVKVLKRLGFDAQVPGGTFYLFVEIPRGIKGGARFENAEDFSQFLIREKLISSVPWDDEGHFVRFSATFEAKDEKDEERILAEIEKRFSSLQFEF; translated from the coding sequence ATGGAATCATATATCCAGGAACTCATTGCCGAACGGCTGGGCGGCAATAAATTCGGCAAAGAAGAAAAGATATACAAGTTCGAAAAGATCAAGCGGGCAAAACGCGCCGCTCTGAAAGAAAATCCCGGGACGGAACTCATCGACCTGGGCGTGGGCGAGCCCGATGAAAAGGCCTTTGATATAGTCATAAAAACCCTGCAGGCCGAAGCCGAGAAGCACGAGAACAGGGGATATTCCGACAACGGCATCGATGAATTCAAGGAGGCCGCGGCCCGTTACATGAAAAATGTCTACGGTGTTGACGGCCTGAACCCCGAAAAGGAGATCGTTCACGCCATCGGGTCAAAGCCGGCACTGGCCATGCTGCCATCGGCCTTCATCAATCCCGGCGACACGGCCCTCATGACCGTTCCCGGTTATCCCATCCTGGGAGTCCATACGGCATGGTACGGCGGCCAGGTTTACAACATCCCGCTGAAAAAGGAGAGAGGGTTCCTTCCCGACCTGGGAAGCATTCCCGCAAATGTCCTGGAAAAGGCAAAAATCCTCCTGCTCAACTATCCCAACAATCCAACGGGTGCCACTGCCACGAAAGAATTCTATCTCGAAGCCATTGAGTTCGCCAGAAAAAACAGGGTCATCATCGTACAGGACGCCGCCTATGCTGCACTGGCCTACGGGAGCAAGCCCCTTTCATTCCTGAGCATTCCCGGGGCCAAGGACGTGGGAATAGAAATCCATTCCCTTTCCAAGGCCTTCAACATGACGGGATGGCGCATGGCCTTTGTGGCCGGAAACGAGCTCATCATTCACGCCTTTGCCAACGTCAAAGACAACAACGACAGCGGGCAGTTCAAGGCCATCCAGAAAGCGGCTATAACGGCCCTGGAGCATCCCGAGATAACCCATGCCATCAGCGCGAAATATGAACGGCGCCTCATGGCCCTCGTAAAGGTACTGAAGCGTCTGGGCTTCGACGCTCAAGTGCCCGGTGGAACCTTTTATCTCTTCGTGGAAATACCCCGGGGCATCAAGGGCGGAGCCCGGTTTGAAAACGCCGAGGATTTTTCCCAGTTCCTCATCAGGGAAAAGCTCATATCCTCGGTCCCCTGGGACGATGAAGGACATTTCGTCCGCTTCTCTGCCACCTTCGAGGCGAAGGACGAAAAGGACGAGGAACGGATTCTTGCCGAAATAGAGAAACGATTCAGCAGTCTTCAATTTGAGTTCTGA
- a CDS encoding peroxiredoxin (with AhpF catalyzes the conversion of alkyl hydroperoxides to their corresponding alcohols; AhpC reduced the hydroperoxide substrate), translating into MKILRLVIIGIVFFLFCSCSDSVNTVGKDSAASGPKTLLNHKIPAMTLTAFQKGRISDINLASYRGQWLILFFYPGDFTFVCPTELKELADYYKEFRGMGAEILSISTDSAVVHRAWHGQNESIKTIEFPMLSDRGGKLCRELGVYNENEGSAERATLIVNPDGSIIAYEVHHQDIGRSTDELLRKLSAAIATRQGGGGMCPGGWKQGDKLIHAE; encoded by the coding sequence ATGAAAATTCTACGCCTGGTCATCATCGGCATTGTGTTTTTTTTATTCTGCTCATGCTCCGATAGCGTGAACACTGTGGGAAAAGATAGCGCCGCTTCGGGCCCGAAGACCCTGCTGAACCATAAAATTCCGGCCATGACCCTTACGGCTTTCCAAAAGGGACGAATTTCGGACATCAACCTGGCCAGCTACCGCGGCCAGTGGCTCATACTTTTTTTCTATCCCGGCGATTTCACCTTTGTCTGCCCCACGGAGCTCAAGGAACTGGCCGATTACTACAAGGAATTCAGGGGCATGGGAGCCGAAATACTGAGCATAAGCACCGATTCCGCAGTCGTACACCGGGCATGGCACGGGCAGAATGAATCAATAAAGACTATTGAATTCCCCATGCTCTCGGACCGCGGGGGTAAACTGTGCCGGGAACTGGGAGTATACAATGAAAACGAAGGCTCGGCAGAAAGAGCCACACTGATCGTCAATCCCGACGGCTCCATAATCGCCTACGAGGTACATCACCAGGATATAGGGCGCAGTACTGATGAACTGCTGAGAAAGCTCTCGGCGGCCATTGCGACACGGCAGGGCGGGGGCGGGATGTGCCCCGGAGGCTGGAAACAGGGTGATAAACTGATCCACGCCGAATAA
- a CDS encoding cell division protein: protein MNKQAEDNIVNSIIGEGSEFKGEFKINGLLRIDGKFKGTIETDGKVLIGQSGEAMTDIKARLVVIGGMVKGNIFATERVIFLSTGKITGNIITPSLVMEDGVAFEGNCTINKNPVRS from the coding sequence ATGAATAAACAGGCTGAAGACAATATAGTAAACAGTATCATCGGCGAAGGGTCGGAATTCAAGGGTGAATTCAAGATAAACGGCCTCCTGCGCATAGACGGCAAGTTCAAGGGAACTATCGAGACCGATGGAAAGGTGCTCATCGGACAGTCCGGCGAGGCCATGACCGACATCAAGGCCCGTCTCGTGGTTATCGGTGGCATGGTGAAGGGGAATATCTTCGCAACGGAAAGGGTCATTTTTCTTTCCACGGGTAAGATCACGGGCAATATCATCACACCCAGCCTGGTGATGGAGGACGGCGTCGCCTTCGAGGGCAACTGTACCATCAATAAAAATCCCGTACGGTCCTAG
- a CDS encoding stage 0 sporulation protein produces the protein MEVSAVRLRNSFQIYYIDTNNIFVNQNALSVVETEHGVDLGRVVKTPRYQNNSSIKVAGKLLRKATREDLDQLPGIEALEEKAFKICREKAQAKGLNMKLISVKTLFDKTKIIFYFVADNRIDFRELVRELASIFRTRIEMRQIGVRDEARLVGGYGPCGKEQCCVNQREEFEPVSIKMAKEQSLNLNSLKISGMCGRLLCCLSYEYQTYLELNVDMPEVGSHIRCEDMHYVVISTDVLKQSMKIKDRERFIEISKSDLEKEGDAYCIKKDIIEKIKRSDDDPVEEDDYYGRF, from the coding sequence ATGGAAGTTTCAGCAGTACGACTACGAAACAGTTTTCAGATATATTACATAGATACCAATAATATCTTTGTAAACCAGAACGCCCTGAGCGTTGTCGAGACCGAACACGGCGTGGACCTGGGCCGCGTGGTGAAGACCCCGCGATACCAGAATAATTCCTCGATCAAGGTGGCGGGCAAACTGCTCCGGAAGGCCACCAGGGAGGACCTGGACCAGCTCCCGGGAATCGAGGCGCTGGAGGAAAAGGCCTTCAAAATATGCAGGGAAAAGGCCCAGGCCAAGGGCCTCAACATGAAGCTCATTTCGGTTAAAACACTTTTCGACAAGACAAAGATCATCTTCTATTTTGTGGCCGATAACCGTATCGACTTCAGGGAACTGGTGCGGGAACTGGCCTCCATATTCAGGACCAGGATAGAGATGCGGCAGATAGGGGTCCGCGACGAGGCCCGTCTCGTGGGAGGATATGGTCCCTGCGGCAAGGAACAGTGCTGTGTAAACCAGCGGGAAGAATTCGAGCCCGTATCCATAAAGATGGCCAAGGAACAGAGCCTGAACCTCAACTCCCTGAAGATATCGGGGATGTGCGGCCGGCTGCTGTGCTGCCTGAGCTATGAGTATCAGACCTACTTGGAACTGAATGTAGACATGCCCGAGGTGGGGAGCCATATCCGGTGCGAGGACATGCACTATGTCGTCATTTCCACCGATGTTCTGAAGCAGAGCATGAAGATCAAGGACCGCGAAAGATTCATCGAGATTTCCAAGAGCGATCTCGAGAAAGAGGGAGATGCCTACTGTATCAAGAAGGACATCATTGAAAAGATCAAGCGGTCCGACGACGATCCCGTGGAGGAAGATGATTATTACGGACGCTTCTGA
- a CDS encoding methionine--tRNA ligase, producing the protein MNKIFYVTTPIYYVNAEPHIGHAYTTILADFMNRFYTMLGYDTYFLTGTDEHGDKIVEAAKANNRSAREYTDAISAQFKKTWEDLGISFNDFIRTTEDRHKKVVQEILQKVYDNGDIYFGSYGGHYCVGCERFLTEKELVDGKCADHGQVPQYIEEKNYFFRMSKYQEWLVGYINENPDFIRPERYRNEVMSMLKGEHLEDLCISRPKSRLTWGIPMPFDDNYVTYVWFDALINYVSALGYPEDARFKKFWPAVQHIIAKDIVKPHGIFWPTMLKAAGLEPYHHLNVHGYWNMEDAKMSKTLGNVITPGDLMQRYGNDQVRYFFLREMVFGNDARFSEDVVIDRVNFDLANDLGNLVKRTFNMVEKYFDGAVPAFSPSSPAGRDELAKKIKDAADGYISYCKTFQTSIGIEKLWEFVRYLNKYIDEKKPWQLDKDGDKNSLASVMRNLLEAIYAIAVLLSPILINISPIIIKALGADGKSRDVEGLFSLALLDDGARLGEMGILFPKMEKPGKEDAAGKAKGMDKADTKGAGKKGGDKNMNEDGAGLLDISEFARVDIRVAKVLEAVRVEGSDKLLELRIDSGLDERTIVAGIAQHYEPDYLVGKKILLVANLKPAVIFKRTSNGMLLAAKKNKGDAPVLIEVDDKIPVGSRLG; encoded by the coding sequence ATGAATAAGATTTTTTATGTTACCACGCCTATATACTATGTCAATGCCGAACCGCACATAGGTCATGCCTATACCACAATTCTCGCCGATTTCATGAACCGGTTTTATACCATGCTGGGCTACGACACCTATTTCCTTACGGGCACCGACGAGCACGGTGATAAAATTGTTGAGGCAGCCAAGGCCAACAACAGGAGCGCCCGGGAATATACCGATGCCATCAGCGCCCAGTTCAAAAAAACCTGGGAGGATCTGGGCATATCCTTCAACGATTTTATCCGGACCACGGAAGACCGCCATAAGAAAGTGGTGCAGGAAATACTACAGAAGGTTTATGACAACGGCGACATCTACTTCGGAAGCTATGGCGGCCACTACTGCGTGGGCTGCGAGAGATTCCTTACGGAAAAGGAACTGGTGGACGGCAAGTGCGCCGATCACGGCCAGGTGCCCCAGTATATCGAGGAAAAGAACTATTTTTTCAGAATGAGCAAATACCAGGAATGGCTTGTTGGATATATCAACGAGAACCCCGACTTTATCCGTCCCGAGCGCTACCGGAACGAGGTAATGTCCATGCTCAAGGGGGAGCACCTCGAGGACCTGTGCATTTCGCGGCCCAAGTCCAGGCTGACCTGGGGAATTCCCATGCCCTTCGACGACAATTACGTCACCTATGTATGGTTTGATGCTCTTATCAACTATGTCAGCGCCCTGGGATATCCCGAAGACGCGCGCTTCAAAAAGTTCTGGCCCGCGGTCCAGCATATCATCGCCAAGGATATCGTGAAGCCCCACGGCATATTCTGGCCTACCATGCTGAAAGCGGCCGGCCTGGAGCCTTATCATCATCTCAATGTTCACGGCTACTGGAACATGGAGGACGCCAAGATGTCCAAGACCCTGGGGAACGTGATTACTCCCGGCGACCTGATGCAGCGGTACGGCAATGACCAGGTCAGGTATTTCTTTCTCAGGGAGATGGTTTTCGGCAATGACGCCCGCTTCAGCGAAGACGTGGTTATTGACCGCGTCAATTTTGATCTGGCCAACGACCTGGGGAACCTGGTGAAGCGGACCTTTAACATGGTAGAGAAGTATTTTGACGGCGCCGTTCCGGCCTTTTCACCGTCGAGCCCGGCGGGAAGGGACGAGTTGGCTAAAAAGATAAAGGACGCCGCGGACGGGTATATATCGTATTGTAAAACCTTCCAGACCAGCATCGGCATCGAGAAGCTCTGGGAATTTGTCCGCTACCTGAACAAGTATATCGACGAAAAAAAACCATGGCAGCTCGATAAGGACGGTGATAAAAACAGTCTCGCATCGGTTATGCGGAACCTCCTCGAGGCCATATACGCTATTGCGGTGCTCCTGTCACCCATACTGATCAATATATCTCCCATCATCATCAAGGCTCTCGGGGCCGACGGGAAAAGCCGCGACGTGGAGGGACTGTTTTCCCTGGCCCTGCTGGACGATGGGGCCCGGCTCGGCGAGATGGGCATTCTCTTTCCTAAAATGGAAAAACCCGGGAAAGAAGATGCGGCGGGAAAAGCAAAAGGAATGGATAAAGCCGATACAAAAGGCGCAGGGAAAAAGGGCGGCGATAAGAATATGAACGAAGATGGCGCGGGGCTCCTTGATATTTCCGAATTTGCCAGGGTCGATATCCGCGTGGCGAAGGTGCTCGAAGCTGTGCGCGTTGAAGGCTCCGATAAACTTCTGGAACTCAGGATCGATTCCGGTCTCGATGAAAGAACCATCGTAGCCGGTATCGCGCAGCATTATGAACCGGACTACCTGGTGGGTAAAAAAATCCTTCTGGTGGCGAACCTGAAACCGGCCGTTATATTCAAGCGTACTTCCAACGGCATGCTTCTGGCGGCAAAGAAGAACAAGGGTGACGCTCCGGTCCTTATCGAAGTCGATGATAAGATTCCCGTGGGCTCCCGTCTGGGCTGA